A single Triticum dicoccoides isolate Atlit2015 ecotype Zavitan chromosome 2A, WEW_v2.0, whole genome shotgun sequence DNA region contains:
- the LOC119354436 gene encoding uncharacterized protein LOC119354436: MGHPSSSSYVFSHPGDDDTIQHMELTSVQCPTSTSVDNPLSPHDGFVYSDSPIESFVAGDDDSHMSEEQDDEYFAFAGRGDDEDLVDAFTTDTIVPDLYDRVYHNIPVSRWMM, translated from the exons ATGGGACATCCATCATCAAGTTCTTATGTCTTTAGCCACCCAG GAGATGATGATACTATCCAGCACATGGAACTCACATCGGTGCAATGTCCAACATCTACATCAGTGGACAATCCATTATCACCCCATGATGGTTTCGTATATTCAGATTCCCCAATAGAAAGCTTTGTCGCCGGTGATGATGATTCTCACATGtctgaagaacaagatgatgagtaCTTCGCATTTGCTGGGAGAG GTGACGATGAAGACTTGGTAGATGCCTTTACAACAGACACCATTGTCCCTGACCTATATGAtcgtgtctaccacaatatacca GTGAGCAGATGGATGATGTGA